Genomic segment of Paenibacillus polymyxa:
AGTCATCGCGGATCATGCCCTGTTCATCTCTGAACTTTTCTTCACCTTGAACGCCCATTCCATTTTCTGAAATGAAGCATTCAATGTTGCCATAATTTTCTCTGACATTGGTCAGGATGTCGTAAATGCCTTTCTCATAAATCTCCCAGCCCCGCATCTCATTCATCTTGCGGCCAGGCATGACGTAATAATCGAAGAAACGTTCCGGCACAAAAGGAGCATCCGGGTTCGGCAGACTTTCACGAGCCTTGACTCTGCGCGGCTGATAATAGTTAATACCCAGTAGGTCCACAGTGCCCTGGCGTATAATCTCCCCATCTCCGTCTTCCATGCTTGGTACATATCCCTCTTGGCGTAACAGCTCCACGAGCAAAGGATTGAATTCTCCCGTCACAGATGGGTCTAAAAAGGAACGGTTAAAGAACGCATCGCATATTTCAGCAGCCTGCACGTCTGCCGGATGCTGACTACGCGGATAAGTCGGCGTCAGGTTCAAAATAATTCCGATTTTCCCCTTATAACCGCCCTCTCTGTAAGCCTTAATAGCACTGGCGCTCGATAACAGGGTATGATATCCCACCTGTACGGCTTTACCGAAATCCACTTCATTCGGATAGTGGAAATCGTATAGATAGCCGCCTTCCACCGGGACAATCGGCTCGTTATGCGTAAACCATTTGGCTACACGATCCCCGAATAGCTCAAAGCAAGTGTTAGCGTAATCTACGTAAGCTTCGACCGTCTCCCGGTTCACCCAGCCTCCTTTTTCCTGTAAAGCCATCGGCAAATCAAAATGATACAAACTCACAAATGGCTCAATCCCCGCCTGATGCAACTCTGCAATGACGGCATTATAGAAATCAATCGCCTTCTGGTTCAATTCACCTCTCCCTGCCGGAAACAGACGTGACCAGGAAATAGAGAACCGGAAGGAGTTGTGACCAAGCTCTTTCATGAGTGCAATATCTTCTTTGTAACGGGTATAGAAACGGGACGTTTCGCCAGGTCCAACGCCGTCATAAAAACGGTTCGGCTCCTGCTCAAACCAATAATCCCAAATATTCGGTCCTTTGCCGTCTCCCTCCACGGTTCCTTCTGTCTGGGTAGCCGAGGCCGATGAGCCCCACCAGAAGTCGGATGGAAAACGGTATTGAATGGTTTGCTGCTCTATATCTTTCATTTCGGTATGATTCACAGCTCTACTCCTCTCTCTTTTGCATGAATAAGCTGCTAATCTAGCAGCTTATTCACATTACATTCCAACAGTTTGATCCTTACCTGCAATGGCTGT
This window contains:
- a CDS encoding glycoside hydrolase family 1 protein, whose amino-acid sequence is MKDIEQQTIQYRFPSDFWWGSSASATQTEGTVEGDGKGPNIWDYWFEQEPNRFYDGVGPGETSRFYTRYKEDIALMKELGHNSFRFSISWSRLFPAGRGELNQKAIDFYNAVIAELHQAGIEPFVSLYHFDLPMALQEKGGWVNRETVEAYVDYANTCFELFGDRVAKWFTHNEPIVPVEGGYLYDFHYPNEVDFGKAVQVGYHTLLSSASAIKAYREGGYKGKIGIILNLTPTYPRSQHPADVQAAEICDAFFNRSFLDPSVTGEFNPLLVELLRQEGYVPSMEDGDGEIIRQGTVDLLGINYYQPRRVKARESLPNPDAPFVPERFFDYYVMPGRKMNEMRGWEIYEKGIYDILTNVRENYGNIECFISENGMGVQGEEKFRDEQGMIRDDYRIDFIREHLKWVQRAISEGSNVKGYHLWTFMDNWSWTNAYKNRYGFVSVDLQNGGKRSVKQSGHWFKQVIENNGF